In Lacrimispora indolis DSM 755, a genomic segment contains:
- a CDS encoding GNAT family N-acetyltransferase: MIEKRIYETERLVLKILGTSSAHMVLDYYLRNRDFLREWEPVRSERFYTKAYHEVQLKNDLFQIQNKNLLRLWIFKKTDENRIIGSIGFSNIVRGAFLSCYLGYKLDQDEINRGYMTEAIKKGIDIVFNQYGLHRIEANVMPKNKRSLRVTEKLGFYNEGIAHKYLKINGIWEDHVHMVLLNDKV; the protein is encoded by the coding sequence ATGATAGAAAAAAGGATTTATGAAACGGAAAGATTAGTTCTCAAAATACTGGGGACATCTTCGGCGCACATGGTTTTAGATTATTATCTGAGGAACAGGGATTTTTTAAGAGAGTGGGAACCTGTCAGAAGTGAGAGGTTTTATACGAAGGCATACCATGAAGTACAGCTTAAAAACGATCTGTTTCAAATACAAAATAAGAACTTATTAAGATTGTGGATTTTTAAAAAGACTGATGAGAACAGGATTATCGGGTCGATTGGTTTCAGTAATATTGTGCGGGGAGCTTTTTTATCCTGTTACCTTGGCTACAAATTGGATCAGGATGAGATCAATCGGGGCTATATGACGGAGGCAATTAAAAAAGGAATTGATATTGTATTCAACCAATACGGATTGCATAGGATAGAAGCCAATGTAATGCCCAAAAATAAACGTTCTTTGAGAGTGACTGAAAAGCTGGGGTTTTACAATGAAGGAATCGCTCACAAATACTTAAAGATCAACGGGATATGGGAAGATCATGTCCATATGGTTTTATTGAATGATAAAGTTTAG
- a CDS encoding DUF6506 family protein: MKKKFAFLLMGSHYDPEVHQACFETEKQVSYVFTVRNFKEACDKLVFLEREGVGAVELCGAFGEEGAQKLIELTNNKIAIGYVTHKPEQDHLFSDFFSRFG, from the coding sequence ATGAAGAAAAAGTTTGCATTTTTACTGATGGGAAGTCACTATGATCCGGAGGTGCATCAGGCTTGTTTTGAAACAGAAAAGCAGGTCAGTTATGTTTTTACTGTCAGAAATTTTAAAGAGGCTTGTGATAAGCTTGTCTTTTTAGAAAGAGAAGGCGTTGGGGCGGTGGAATTATGCGGAGCGTTTGGAGAAGAAGGCGCACAAAAATTGATTGAACTTACAAACAATAAAATAGCCATAGGTTATGTCACCCACAAGCCGGAACAGGATCATTTGTTTTCTGATTTTTTCTCCAGATTTGGTTGA